Proteins encoded within one genomic window of Methanosarcina barkeri str. Wiesmoor:
- a CDS encoding heparan-alpha-glucosaminide N-acetyltransferase, which produces MARYADRFWEIDCLRGLAVLLMLLYHFLYDLDFFKLADIQLRSGVILYAGRFSALLFILISGVALSISHSRALNQESAGNGAENFSKYLKRGIKLYLMGLLLTGITWIFLPEEYIVFGILHFFGVSAVLVYPFLRYGKENLLFSLFFGLIGLYLRNTTFGFSNLLWLGFTPKNFSTLDYFPVFPWFGVLLAGVFLGNFLYSGGKRQFEVPYIGKDPLIRLFSRTGQHSLLIYFIHQPLFLGLLFLSGLLNLNML; this is translated from the coding sequence ATGGCCAGATATGCAGACCGCTTCTGGGAGATTGATTGTCTGCGAGGACTTGCTGTTCTCTTGATGCTCCTTTATCATTTTCTTTATGACCTGGATTTTTTCAAGCTTGCGGATATTCAGCTCAGGTCCGGTGTTATCCTGTATGCAGGCAGATTCTCAGCTTTACTTTTCATCCTGATTTCAGGAGTTGCCCTTTCTATAAGCCATTCAAGAGCCCTTAACCAAGAGTCTGCTGGAAATGGAGCAGAAAATTTTTCGAAGTACCTGAAAAGAGGAATAAAACTCTATTTAATGGGTCTTTTGCTCACAGGTATAACCTGGATCTTTTTACCTGAAGAGTATATTGTCTTTGGAATCCTGCATTTTTTTGGAGTCTCGGCAGTACTTGTCTATCCCTTCCTGAGATATGGAAAAGAAAATCTCCTTTTTAGCCTGTTTTTTGGCCTTATAGGGCTTTACCTAAGGAATACGACTTTTGGGTTTTCCAACCTGCTCTGGCTAGGCTTTACTCCCAAAAATTTCAGTACTCTTGACTACTTTCCTGTATTTCCCTGGTTTGGGGTATTGCTAGCAGGTGTTTTCCTGGGTAATTTTCTTTACTCAGGCGGAAAAAGGCAGTTTGAAGTTCCCTATATTGGAAAAGATCCTCTTATCAGACTATTTTCAAGAACGGGGCAACATTCTCTGCTCATATACTTCATTCATCAACCACTTTTTCTCGGGCTTTTATTCTTAAGCGGGCTACTTAATCTGAATATGCTGTAA
- a CDS encoding CPBP family intramembrane glutamic endopeptidase encodes MAISDFISSELEAGKVSLPELGKMLKMQTEEKNRFLKKIIYAGIPVAAITLIELLIFGGRLREASIAYTLLLLSLSYSIAVMKKTEIRKIYQALLLLTIFRLVNFSMPVFFERNLYSFIFIYAPMAIPITLATVHQKVIYERKKDALRKIWIYLPLSILAGLAFGQVEYLLIGARELIPDLSLTNLLILIIIMVFIVGLIEELIFRSILQTSLEEFLGPAWGIFISSLLFGIMHSTYGTPYEMAYTFLLGGFLGYLFYRTRSLSLIVMIHGSINVFLFGIIPHTGTIPGLV; translated from the coding sequence ATGGCAATTTCGGATTTTATATCTTCAGAGCTGGAAGCGGGAAAGGTCTCTCTGCCGGAGCTCGGGAAAATGCTTAAAATGCAAACTGAAGAAAAAAACCGATTTCTGAAAAAGATAATTTATGCAGGAATTCCTGTAGCTGCAATTACTCTTATAGAATTGTTGATTTTCGGAGGACGGTTAAGAGAAGCTTCAATAGCTTATACCTTGCTTCTGCTCTCGCTTTCATATTCAATAGCAGTTATGAAAAAGACTGAGATACGGAAAATCTACCAGGCTCTCTTGCTTCTGACAATTTTCAGATTGGTAAATTTTTCAATGCCAGTTTTTTTTGAGAGGAATCTTTATTCTTTCATATTTATTTACGCACCTATGGCGATTCCAATAACTCTTGCTACCGTGCATCAGAAGGTGATATATGAGAGAAAAAAAGACGCCTTGAGGAAGATATGGATCTACCTTCCTCTATCTATCCTTGCAGGTCTGGCTTTTGGACAGGTAGAATATTTATTGATAGGGGCCAGAGAACTTATACCAGATCTCTCATTAACAAACTTGCTGATACTCATAATTATAATGGTTTTTATTGTAGGGCTTATCGAAGAACTCATCTTCAGGTCAATTCTCCAGACAAGCTTGGAAGAATTCTTGGGACCAGCCTGGGGAATTTTTATTTCAAGCCTCCTTTTCGGGATAATGCATTCTACTTACGGCACTCCTTACGAAATGGCATATACCTTCCTTTTAGGAGGTTTTTTAGGATACTTATTTTATAGAACTCGAAGTCTTTCTCTTATAGTAATGATTCATGGCTCAATAAATGTGTTCTTGTTTGGGATAATCCCACATACAGGAACCATACCTGGATTGGTGTAA
- a CDS encoding DUF1616 domain-containing protein encodes MSGNRQLSMDLLLVAGFVLITNIFILVPVLSDSFLRTYLGIILVLFLPGYALTGALFPAKKDLDGIERAAISFGLSISIAPLLGLGLNYSSWGVREIPLLTEFSIFTLLICAVAYYRRGLLPETEVFGVPFKRCYLSMKAKVLEKHESKTDKVIAFILVLSILASMGSLAYIIGNPKEGEHFTEFYILGNNSKIGNYPTEFVHGEKGTVTVGIINHEYRPMDYTIDVRLENRSLSESQKQISLGHNMSWEQPVTFTPPLEGKNMKLEFLLFNETEKTIPYRNLHLWINVTEEA; translated from the coding sequence ATGTCCGGAAATAGACAACTTTCCATGGACCTGCTGCTTGTTGCAGGTTTTGTGCTTATTACTAACATCTTCATACTCGTACCTGTACTTAGCGACAGTTTCCTGCGCACGTACCTGGGAATAATTCTGGTGCTCTTCTTGCCGGGCTATGCTCTCACTGGAGCTCTCTTCCCGGCAAAAAAAGACCTTGACGGAATTGAGAGAGCTGCAATTTCCTTCGGACTGAGTATTTCAATCGCTCCGTTACTGGGACTTGGCCTGAACTATTCCAGCTGGGGGGTCAGAGAGATTCCACTACTGACAGAATTTTCGATTTTTACTCTCCTAATATGTGCAGTTGCTTATTACAGAAGAGGACTGCTGCCTGAAACCGAAGTCTTTGGAGTTCCATTCAAAAGATGTTACCTTAGCATGAAGGCCAAAGTTCTTGAAAAACACGAATCGAAAACTGATAAGGTTATTGCGTTTATCCTTGTCCTTTCTATTCTGGCCTCTATGGGGAGCCTGGCCTACATTATAGGAAATCCTAAAGAGGGAGAGCACTTTACAGAATTTTATATTCTTGGAAACAACAGTAAGATCGGAAACTATCCTACGGAGTTTGTACATGGAGAAAAAGGAACAGTCACTGTAGGGATCATAAATCACGAGTACAGGCCAATGGATTATACAATAGATGTAAGGCTTGAAAATAGGTCTCTCTCGGAAAGTCAGAAACAGATAAGCCTTGGGCATAATATGTCTTGGGAACAACCAGTTACTTTTACGCCACCTCTTGAAGGAAAGAATATGAAACTAGAGTTTCTGCTCTTTAATGAAACTGAAAAAACCATACCTTACCGGAACCTTCATCTCTGGATTAATGTTACTGAGGAGGCTTGA
- a CDS encoding NAD-dependent epimerase/dehydratase family protein: MYFSLSASMKVLVTGGAGFIGSHIAEYFAEAGHTVRILDNLATGFLRNIPQYKNVEFIKGDICDFPLVEKAALGMDYVFHEAALVSVPLSCEKPSEAFQINTLGTLNVLQACVKAGVKKFVTASSAAIYGNNPVLPKRESMYPEPASPYAISKLDGEYLARMFYENHGLRTTCLRYFNVYGPRQDPKSPYAAVIPIFLERAKLGKDLVIYGDGLQSRDFVHVKDVVRANVAALEHGDGQVFNVAMGKSVTVRELAENINKLTDSSSRIIHAASRAGDVRDSKADVSKISDWWKGEIELQEGLKSLV; the protein is encoded by the coding sequence TTGTATTTTTCCCTTTCTGCAAGCATGAAAGTGCTGGTTACTGGAGGAGCAGGTTTTATAGGCTCCCATATAGCTGAATATTTTGCAGAAGCAGGACACACTGTCAGGATTTTGGATAATCTTGCCACAGGTTTTCTCAGAAATATTCCGCAGTATAAAAACGTCGAGTTTATTAAGGGAGACATCTGTGATTTTCCCTTAGTCGAAAAGGCGGCTTTGGGCATGGATTATGTCTTTCACGAAGCTGCCCTTGTATCAGTACCGTTAAGCTGTGAAAAACCTTCTGAAGCTTTCCAGATTAACACGCTTGGAACCCTTAATGTACTGCAGGCCTGCGTTAAAGCTGGTGTCAAGAAATTTGTAACAGCGTCTTCAGCTGCGATCTATGGAAATAATCCTGTCCTTCCAAAGCGAGAGAGCATGTATCCTGAACCGGCTTCTCCTTATGCTATTTCTAAACTTGATGGAGAATATTTGGCAAGGATGTTTTATGAAAATCATGGGCTTCGTACCACTTGCCTGCGTTATTTCAACGTCTACGGCCCTCGCCAGGACCCAAAATCTCCATATGCAGCCGTCATTCCAATTTTCCTTGAGAGGGCGAAACTAGGAAAGGACCTTGTTATTTATGGAGATGGGCTTCAGAGTCGAGATTTTGTTCATGTTAAAGATGTAGTCAGGGCAAACGTTGCAGCTCTTGAACATGGGGATGGTCAGGTCTTTAATGTGGCTATGGGAAAAAGCGTGACAGTTCGGGAACTTGCTGAAAATATTAATAAATTAACGGATTCTTCTAGCAGGATCATACATGCCGCTTCAAGGGCAGGTGATGTTCGGGACTCAAAAGCCGATGTCTCAAAAATCTCAGACTGGTGGAAAGGAGAGATCGAGCTGCAGGAAGGGTTAAAAAGCCTGGTTTAA
- a CDS encoding DUF1616 domain-containing protein has protein sequence MTGKKVSSDLFIVMGLVLLTDIFVLTPGINETMFRNILGLPLVLFLPGYALIAALFPAKSDLDGIERVALSFGLSIAVVPLIGLGLNYTPWGIRTLPILISLSAFTFIMCGLAYLRRASLPENEAFKVSFKAAALSLKAEVMETSESRLDRALTVFLIISILLSVVTLAYVVVSPKEGEHFTEFYLLGPEGKADNYTTNYTLGQSGTVIVGVVNHEYRPVNYTMEVKLENKSLFLPENVKHISLAHNETWEESVTIMPPFEGKNMKLQFLLFNDTEKTVPYRDLHLWVNVNAPKQLKT, from the coding sequence ATGACTGGAAAAAAAGTTTCCTCAGATCTGTTTATTGTTATGGGGCTCGTGCTCCTTACAGATATCTTTGTGCTCACTCCTGGTATAAATGAAACAATGTTCCGGAATATACTTGGATTGCCTCTTGTGCTATTTCTGCCAGGGTATGCTCTGATTGCAGCTCTTTTTCCTGCAAAATCTGATCTTGACGGAATCGAACGGGTCGCTCTTTCTTTCGGACTGAGTATTGCAGTTGTGCCATTAATAGGCCTTGGTCTTAATTATACTCCATGGGGAATCAGGACTCTACCGATTCTCATAAGTCTGTCTGCTTTTACCTTTATTATGTGTGGCCTTGCATATCTTAGACGGGCAAGTCTCCCAGAAAACGAAGCTTTTAAGGTCTCTTTCAAAGCAGCAGCACTTTCACTTAAAGCCGAGGTCATGGAAACCTCAGAGTCAAGGCTGGATAGAGCTCTTACGGTTTTCCTGATAATTTCCATTCTCCTGTCCGTAGTAACTCTAGCTTATGTGGTTGTGAGCCCAAAAGAAGGAGAACATTTCACAGAGTTCTATCTTCTTGGACCTGAAGGAAAAGCAGATAATTATACTACAAATTACACGCTTGGACAGAGTGGAACCGTAATTGTTGGAGTTGTAAACCATGAATACAGGCCTGTAAATTACACAATGGAAGTAAAGCTTGAAAATAAATCACTGTTCCTTCCGGAAAATGTGAAGCATATCAGTCTTGCCCATAATGAGACCTGGGAAGAATCAGTTACTATTATGCCTCCATTTGAGGGAAAGAACATGAAGCTTCAGTTCCTGCTCTTTAATGACACTGAGAAAACTGTGCCTTATAGAGACCTTCACCTATGGGTAAATGTGAACGCACCAAAACAACTGAAAACTTAA
- a CDS encoding glycosyltransferase family 2 protein has product MNDQLLMENDTGHIINKRNKCIVRRASKNVTVVLSSYNEETSIGSIILLTRLYADRVIVVDDASSDQTAEIAKKAGAEVIINRTNRGKGASFETGFKAAVHLGADIIVTMDSRGHHNPDDIPRLIDPIITGSADVVNGTRHLNNVNSNIPVYRRVRQTILSRFANKKSDKIKDSQVTFRAFTASTKDIIHLDAQDPAIESEMLADAGKSGLRITEVKIGAYYNFEDPVQDPVKYLFGVLKTVVRDIEANKPLYFYAVPGFALATCGFYMGLKFLEACILGIENLHFGPILLMVFLSVAGVYMTVTGIVMHSLVEVTQTEAT; this is encoded by the coding sequence ATGAATGATCAGCTACTTATGGAAAATGATACAGGACACATAATAAATAAAAGAAATAAATGTATTGTAAGAAGAGCTTCTAAAAATGTCACAGTTGTCCTTTCTTCCTACAATGAAGAAACGTCTATAGGAAGCATTATACTTCTCACGAGGCTCTATGCTGATAGGGTGATTGTAGTTGATGATGCCAGTTCAGATCAAACAGCCGAAATAGCAAAAAAAGCTGGGGCTGAAGTGATTATAAACAGAACTAACAGGGGAAAAGGTGCGTCTTTCGAAACAGGTTTTAAAGCTGCAGTCCATCTCGGCGCTGATATAATTGTGACAATGGACTCAAGAGGTCACCATAACCCTGACGACATCCCTAGGCTCATTGACCCGATAATAACAGGAAGTGCAGACGTGGTAAATGGGACTCGACATTTAAACAATGTGAACAGTAACATTCCTGTTTATCGCCGTGTTAGGCAAACGATTCTGAGTAGATTTGCTAATAAAAAATCTGACAAAATTAAAGATTCTCAGGTCACTTTTCGCGCCTTTACAGCTTCTACAAAAGATATTATTCACCTCGATGCCCAGGACCCGGCGATAGAAAGTGAGATGCTTGCAGATGCAGGCAAATCTGGTCTTCGCATAACAGAAGTCAAAATAGGTGCCTATTATAACTTTGAAGATCCGGTACAAGATCCAGTCAAGTATTTATTTGGAGTCCTGAAAACTGTAGTTAGAGATATAGAGGCCAATAAGCCGCTGTACTTTTATGCAGTGCCAGGTTTTGCCCTTGCCACATGCGGTTTTTACATGGGTTTAAAATTTCTTGAAGCTTGTATCCTTGGAATAGAAAATCTTCATTTCGGGCCCATACTTTTGATGGTTTTTTTATCTGTTGCAGGAGTATATATGACAGTAACAGGAATTGTAATGCATTCCCTGGTAGAGGTGACCCAAACAGAGGCTACATAA
- a CDS encoding lipopolysaccharide biosynthesis protein: protein MSSVITETSFKVLEMDEITADAAEEQSDNSKKESFVTDVLTLAGGTTFAQILTILAAPVLTRLYGPDDFGVWALYLSITSIISVIACMRYEYSIMLPESSEEAVNLLGLSFLAVLFVTGLTFPAIWYFKEPIVDILNSQQIGDYLWLVPPFIFVNGLFLALNSWNSRTKLFKRLSLSRVFSSFSSTATQLGLGFTEKVAGGLIVGSLAGQSIATFVLGGQIWRDDRKLIAKSLSWEKIYEGFKKYRKFSFVDTWGALMNSVSWQLPAFLLSAFFTPAVVGFYSLGFRLLQLPMSFIGGSISQVFFQRASRAFTEGTLPYLVEDVFRMLVVIGMFPILILTIVGGDVFTVIFGKAWTEAGIYAQILSLWAFVWFISSPLTAIYVVVEKYHFGFHYNFFNLITRLLSLTIGGLLGNARTALILFSLSGIAVYGYLCLKMMSYAGVKASRVLKIVFSNFILFIPAGTIIIALKIVEINQILIVIFSGVIVCFYYLYILKKDEQMKKIIREFRN, encoded by the coding sequence TTGAGTTCAGTTATAACGGAAACTTCTTTTAAGGTACTGGAAATGGATGAAATAACAGCAGATGCAGCAGAGGAACAGTCTGATAACAGCAAGAAGGAAAGCTTTGTTACTGATGTGCTAACACTTGCAGGCGGAACAACCTTTGCTCAAATCCTTACAATTTTGGCTGCTCCTGTATTGACTCGCCTCTATGGGCCTGATGATTTTGGAGTTTGGGCTCTGTATCTTTCTATCACTAGCATTATCAGTGTCATTGCCTGCATGAGATACGAATATTCCATAATGCTACCTGAATCGAGTGAAGAGGCTGTAAACCTGTTGGGGCTGAGTTTTCTAGCAGTGCTTTTCGTGACCGGTTTAACCTTTCCAGCCATATGGTACTTTAAAGAGCCAATAGTTGATATTCTAAATTCTCAGCAGATAGGAGACTATCTCTGGCTTGTACCTCCTTTTATTTTTGTAAATGGATTATTTCTTGCACTGAATAGCTGGAATTCAAGAACAAAACTTTTTAAAAGGCTTTCACTTTCAAGAGTCTTCAGTTCGTTCTCGAGTACTGCAACACAGCTAGGTCTGGGGTTTACAGAAAAGGTTGCAGGCGGGTTGATAGTTGGAAGCCTTGCCGGTCAGTCTATTGCAACATTTGTGCTTGGAGGGCAGATATGGAGAGATGACAGGAAATTAATTGCGAAAAGTCTGAGCTGGGAAAAAATCTATGAGGGGTTTAAGAAGTACCGCAAGTTTTCGTTTGTAGATACATGGGGTGCCCTCATGAACTCAGTCTCCTGGCAGCTTCCTGCTTTTCTTCTTTCGGCTTTCTTCACGCCTGCAGTGGTAGGTTTTTATTCTCTCGGCTTTCGCCTTCTGCAGCTGCCGATGAGTTTCATTGGAGGTTCGATATCACAGGTATTCTTCCAGAGAGCCTCAAGAGCCTTCACCGAGGGTACTCTTCCTTACCTTGTTGAGGATGTGTTCAGAATGCTTGTGGTTATAGGTATGTTCCCGATACTTATCCTGACAATTGTCGGCGGCGACGTCTTTACAGTTATTTTCGGAAAAGCCTGGACAGAAGCAGGCATCTACGCCCAGATTCTTAGTCTCTGGGCTTTTGTATGGTTTATATCCTCTCCATTAACTGCTATATACGTAGTAGTCGAAAAATATCACTTCGGTTTTCATTATAATTTTTTCAACCTGATAACACGCCTCCTCTCCCTTACAATCGGCGGCTTGCTCGGAAATGCACGCACGGCACTTATTCTTTTTTCACTGTCAGGTATTGCGGTATACGGTTATCTTTGCCTAAAGATGATGTCTTATGCAGGAGTAAAGGCTTCGAGAGTCCTGAAAATAGTATTTTCGAATTTTATTCTCTTTATTCCTGCAGGAACTATCATTATTGCCCTTAAAATCGTAGAAATAAACCAGATATTGATTGTTATCTTTTCCGGTGTAATTGTCTGTTTTTACTATCTATATATCTTGAAAAAAGATGAACAGATGAAAAAGATAATTAGAGAATTTCGAAATTGA